The Shinella zoogloeoides genome includes a region encoding these proteins:
- a CDS encoding D-alanyl-D-alanine carboxypeptidase family protein: MIKTPTAGRPWTRLAFIASLLLAAPANATPVLVVDAGNHQVLYQEEAGAPWYPASTTKLMTAFVVFEAIRAGEVNLATPVTMTRNATKQAFLESGLTLGRTMTLEDALFAMLTASANDVAVALAEAVVPDEKAFVQRMNDAAARLGMTGTHFSNPNGLFDKTNYTTARDLALLGLEVDRAFPEYSRFFQAAAVTIDGKEIKSNNLLLTRFSGTIGMKTGFLCASGRNYVGLATRNGKRVMVVMMGATTERERNERSAQYLTQAFDGRLASGAGRLEDLKNRGDLQPEDMRIRLCTDKSAAYEASRDALYPMGLPGHASYLKDEIPGEVRAIRTWANDNLKDVPVPARRPS; this comes from the coding sequence ATGATCAAGACCCCGACGGCCGGACGGCCATGGACACGACTGGCGTTCATCGCATCCCTTTTGCTCGCAGCCCCGGCGAATGCCACGCCCGTGCTCGTGGTGGATGCCGGGAACCATCAGGTGCTCTATCAGGAAGAGGCGGGTGCGCCCTGGTATCCCGCCTCGACGACCAAGCTCATGACCGCCTTCGTGGTGTTCGAGGCCATCCGGGCCGGCGAGGTGAACCTTGCCACCCCCGTCACCATGACCCGCAATGCGACGAAGCAGGCGTTCCTGGAATCCGGCCTCACCCTCGGGCGGACCATGACGCTGGAAGATGCGCTCTTCGCCATGCTGACCGCCTCGGCCAACGACGTCGCCGTGGCGCTTGCCGAAGCGGTGGTGCCCGACGAGAAGGCCTTCGTCCAGCGCATGAACGACGCGGCCGCGCGCCTCGGCATGACCGGCACGCATTTTTCCAATCCGAACGGGCTTTTCGACAAGACCAACTATACGACCGCGCGCGACCTCGCGCTGCTGGGGCTGGAAGTGGACCGGGCCTTTCCCGAATATAGCCGCTTCTTCCAGGCGGCCGCGGTGACGATCGACGGCAAGGAGATCAAGTCGAACAACCTGCTGCTGACACGTTTCAGCGGCACGATCGGCATGAAGACTGGCTTTCTCTGTGCCTCCGGCCGGAATTATGTCGGGCTCGCCACGCGCAACGGAAAGCGCGTCATGGTCGTCATGATGGGGGCGACGACCGAGCGCGAGCGCAACGAACGTTCGGCGCAATATCTGACGCAGGCCTTCGACGGGCGCCTTGCGAGCGGCGCGGGACGTCTTGAGGATCTGAAGAACCGGGGCGATCTGCAGCCGGAGGACATGCGCATCCGCCTGTGCACCGACAAGAGCGCGGCCTATGAGGCAAGTCGGGATGCGCTTTACCCCATGGGCCTGCCGGGCCACGCGAGCTATCTGAAGGACGAGATCCCCGGCGAGGTCCGTGCGATCAGGACCTGGGCCAACGACAATCTCAAGGATGTGCCGGTTCCCGCCCGGCGTCCGTCTTAG
- a CDS encoding undecaprenyl-diphosphatase, translating into MRDFDTDLFLLLNAGTTPNTVVAWLAIFIAKFVILVIPLYLAWLWIAGGRRNRLTAVALVLAFLLAIVLSYLIGLVAFRPRPFMAGVGHALVEHRPNGSFPSNHGLAFAVSAALLFMIRRRSAAWWAVGLGLLVAWSRIYIGVHYPLDMLGAAILAVPLAMASLWIMDRQGKAILSVLEHLQALALRPLARRMRP; encoded by the coding sequence ATGCGCGATTTCGATACCGATCTGTTTCTGCTCCTGAATGCCGGCACCACGCCGAATACGGTTGTCGCGTGGCTCGCGATCTTCATCGCGAAGTTCGTCATTCTGGTCATTCCGCTTTATCTCGCCTGGCTGTGGATCGCGGGCGGCCGGCGCAACCGGCTGACGGCCGTCGCCCTCGTTCTCGCCTTCCTGCTGGCGATCGTGCTGAGCTATCTCATCGGGCTCGTCGCCTTCCGGCCGCGCCCCTTCATGGCCGGCGTCGGGCATGCGCTGGTCGAACATCGGCCGAACGGCTCCTTCCCGAGCAATCACGGCCTTGCCTTCGCGGTCTCCGCGGCGCTGCTGTTCATGATACGGCGGCGCAGCGCGGCCTGGTGGGCGGTCGGGCTCGGCCTCCTGGTGGCGTGGTCGCGCATCTATATCGGGGTGCACTATCCGCTCGACATGCTCGGCGCGGCGATCCTCGCCGTTCCCCTCGCCATGGCCTCGCTCTGGATCATGGACCGGCAAGGCAAGGCGATCCTTTCCGTGCTGGAGCATCTGCAGGCGCTTGCGCTCCGCCCCCTTGCCAGAAGGATGCGGCCCTGA